Sequence from the Paenibacillus riograndensis SBR5 genome:
TAAATTGATAATCCGGCAGCGCCTGACCGAAATATCCATATCCAGTAGACATGAAGGGACTGCCGGTGGTTGCTGCGAAGGTGCTGTGCTTCATCCCCAAAGGTTTCAGCACCTGCTCGTCCATGTACTGTTCAAACGGCTGGCCGGTCACTTCCTCGATCACCAGCTGCAGCAGTGTATAACCTGCACCTGAATACACTTCCTGAGTGCCGGGAGCTGCGGCCACTCTTACAGGATCGTTGGACCAACCGGCTCCGGATAACGATTCCTCCAGTGCCGGAAGCTTTTTTCCCGGAGCGGTTCCCAGGTAGCCCCGGTGCGCAGGCAAGCCTGCGGTATGGCTAAGCAACCGCCGGATAGTCACCTGGCTCGGATCAAACTTGGAATCCGGAAGCTTCCACCGCGTAAGGTATTTTGCCGCCGGATCATCCAGGGAGAGTCGACCTTGGTCTACAAGATGCAGGATGCCCCATGCGGTCAGGCTTTTGGAGATCGACCCGGCCTGGAATAGTGTATCCTTATCCACAGGCTGGTGACTCTTGGTATCAGCAACCCCATAATTCAGGGTGTAGGCGACTTTTCCGTTATGTATCACACCTACTGCCACACCAGGTACCCCGTAGGTCTCTTGCCACTGGGGGACTTTGCGGTCCAGCAATTGCTTGAATTCCTCTATGCTTCCGGCAGTGGACGGCTGAGCGGACTCAGCATTCATGTGGGGGGTGAAGCCCCATAGAATGGTCAAACTTGTGGCAATCATCATGCTGAGGCCAAGCCCCCGGAAAAATATTGTTTTTTCTTTACGCTTCATGTTTATGAACTCCTTCGGTATTAAGTTAAATGAACACTATATCCAGCATAGTCCACAAGAAGTTCAGCACCCATAGATTTAGCTTACGTCTACCTTTAAAGTTTCTTAAATGAAGCTTACACGGCTGTAAGGTAGTGGACGGTAGACAAGTCTCCGTGGTGAGGGAGGTATTAAGAGAAGGAGCAGAATGCGATTCGACGCACGATAATAAAAATTCTATTGCACGAAGTGCAGTCATGAGGAAAATACACTATGGTATCCAAAATGAAGACTACGGTTTTCAAGTTCAATGGTTATAGGATGAAAGATCCTCGCAGGCATAGCGCCGTAAGTTATCTGCACATCTTGTTCACAAAAGATACAATTTCCTTCTGCAGAAAATAGTCAGCTTCTCTTTCCAAAGCTATAATTATGTCGGTTTATTTGCCATATTTCCTGCCTTTAACTCCGCGAAAGCATAAGAAAAAAACGATTGCAAACGCTTAATGTAATATTTTGGTCACAATTCCTGACATATTCAATGACAATAAGCCTGGGAGTGTGTTTTGCTGTTGAACTATAATTAGAATGAAAGTAATATAAGTAAATAAAATTAGGGCATTGAACAACATTTATAATTATTTATTTAGATATAAATAGTTATAAATGGAATGAAAACCCTATGGCGGAAGGCGCTTTTACAGAGGTATCCTTGCTGCAGTGAGAAGGCAGATCACTATTTTGCCGGAAAGCATTGCTCCGGTGATACCAAGAGCAGACGGTACAGGAATTACTTTCAGCAGGAAGCGGGGAGCTGGATACAAGAATAAGGAGGGGAGTGCAATGCCCAAAGGGGTCCCGAATCTGTTCATTGAGCCGGACTGTGAGCATAACCGTCAGCCTGGCAAAGGCTGTGCAAGACCGAATCCGGGCGAGGTTACGAAGGGCTGTGTATTTCAAGGCTCGCAAGCCGTACTGCTTCCTATCTCTGATGCCGCGCATCTGGTGCATGGAACCTCAGGCTGTCTGCAGAACAGCTGGGGGATGCTGGAGGCCGCAATGCCGGAAGGTCCGCTGCCATACCTCCGCTTTTCTATGGGGCTTACAGAAACGGATATTATTCTTGGCGGCCAGAAAAAACTGCTTGAAGCCATACAGTATATCATTGAGTATTACCACCCCCCCTGCATATTTGTCTATGCCACGTGTATCACCATTCTTACCGCTGAAGATTTGAACGCCGTTTGCAGCAAGGCTGAGAGCTTATGGAAGCTCCCGGTTATTCCACTCCATAATTCAGGGTTTACGGGGAGCGGGAATATGGGCAGCCGGCAGGCCGGCGAAGCGTTATTCGAAAAAGTCATTGGTACATGTGAACCCGACCCCAGAAAGCTTACTCCTTTCGATATTAACCTCATTGGTGATTATCATTTTTCCAAAGCAGGACATGAAATTGAAGCAATGTTATCCAAAATAGGCATACGCGTCATCTCGCGGATTGCCGGTGAATGCACCTTTGACGAACTCTGCTCCGCCCATCAGGCCAAGCTGAATCTGCTGGTATGCAGCCGCTCCATGGTTACTTTGGCCCGGAAGATGCGCGACTCGTTCGGCATTCCCTATTTTGAAGGCTCTTTCTGCGGTTCCCGCGAGATCCGCTTTGCCCTCCGGCAGCTCTCCTTCCATTTCCAGAATGAAGGTCTGGACAAACAGCTGAACCGCTATATGCGCCGGGAAGAGGAACGCCTTCACAAGGATATTCTCCGCCGCTACAAACCGCTCAAAGGCAAAAAAGTTGTACTGTTCACCGATGGGCACGAAAGCTGGATCTATATCTCGCTGCTCTATGAGCTGGGGATCAAAATTGCTGCCATTGGCACGAATCAAAACGCGCAGGAGGATCTGTCGCGGATCAAGGAGCGGATTCATGACGATACCCTGCTGATTATACAAAGCGATGAGACGCGAATTCTTCAGCTGTACCGGGAACGCAAAGGTGATCTGATGATCGTAAGCGGCCGCAATTCGTTTGTTCCTTTGAAGGAGAAAATCCCGTTCATCAACATCGGTGAAGAGCAGCACGGGGGGTATGCCGGTTATGACGGAGTCAGAAGGTTCGCTCAGGATGTAATGGATACTCTTGCGCAGCCTGTCTGGACTATGATCCGCCGGCATTCGCCATGGGAGGTGGACAGCTATGGATAAGGGGGACAGAACAGCAGCCAAGCCGTTGTCGGTCAATCCCTTCCAGACCAGCCAGATCATTGGCGCCGTGCTTGCCCTGCAGGGTATTTATCGGGCGGTTCCGATCCTGCATGGTGCGCAGGGGTGTGC
This genomic interval carries:
- a CDS encoding serine hydrolase domain-containing protein — protein: MKRKEKTIFFRGLGLSMMIATSLTILWGFTPHMNAESAQPSTAGSIEEFKQLLDRKVPQWQETYGVPGVAVGVIHNGKVAYTLNYGVADTKSHQPVDKDTLFQAGSISKSLTAWGILHLVDQGRLSLDDPAAKYLTRWKLPDSKFDPSQVTIRRLLSHTAGLPAHRGYLGTAPGKKLPALEESLSGAGWSNDPVRVAAAPGTQEVYSGAGYTLLQLVIEEVTGQPFEQYMDEQVLKPLGMKHSTFAATTGSPFMSTGYGYFGQALPDYQFTEKAAAGLSTTSADLMTLIIDSMNGRNGQLPVNQVAAKPLIQEMQTPVLTDSGLGIFTRTLPDGQVMLYHPGDNRGFHSFYGFVPESGDGLAVLTNSENGIDLRQDIYNAWVQSLTGSVPDGADALAAGRQTNAYITQGLAAALGLYLVIFAVRLRKRRRVFITKHSQQPFIRLGIRVVLLTATGTLLFLVSYSWSILGLQSGLKNIVLVVFAWHLILLAAGFFPKTKIRK
- a CDS encoding nitrogenase component 1, yielding MPKGVPNLFIEPDCEHNRQPGKGCARPNPGEVTKGCVFQGSQAVLLPISDAAHLVHGTSGCLQNSWGMLEAAMPEGPLPYLRFSMGLTETDIILGGQKKLLEAIQYIIEYYHPPCIFVYATCITILTAEDLNAVCSKAESLWKLPVIPLHNSGFTGSGNMGSRQAGEALFEKVIGTCEPDPRKLTPFDINLIGDYHFSKAGHEIEAMLSKIGIRVISRIAGECTFDELCSAHQAKLNLLVCSRSMVTLARKMRDSFGIPYFEGSFCGSREIRFALRQLSFHFQNEGLDKQLNRYMRREEERLHKDILRRYKPLKGKKVVLFTDGHESWIYISLLYELGIKIAAIGTNQNAQEDLSRIKERIHDDTLLIIQSDETRILQLYRERKGDLMIVSGRNSFVPLKEKIPFINIGEEQHGGYAGYDGVRRFAQDVMDTLAQPVWTMIRRHSPWEVDSYG